In the genome of Hevea brasiliensis isolate MT/VB/25A 57/8 unplaced genomic scaffold, ASM3005281v1 Scaf26, whole genome shotgun sequence, one region contains:
- the LOC131176851 gene encoding protein BEARSKIN2-like, whose translation MSMASSAGGVPPGFRFHPTDEELLHYYLKKKVSFHKFDMEVIKEVDLNKMEPWELQERCRIGSTPQNEWYFFSHKDRKYPTGSRTNRATNAGFWKATGRDKCIRNSYKKIGMRKTLVFYRGRAPHGQKTDWIMHEYRLEDADDVEVNSSTEDGWVVCKVFKKKNLFKVGNERGNIINSGDHQQLNTSSSTIHPRSFMHNRDSQTQFLLRQSRSPATPHHHEQAFELNKPELALHHHYPHMATPTPHYSSLFESQNLVPTHNYSSALASAVSPVMAKQFMSNTRDCESGSETALRYPQSCEAGLEVGTCEPNQHHQQMGVGRDDHHHQGLNEWSMLDRIVTPHLGNDDSSKGVRFEDANSASVNPINQLSLRGEMDFWGYGK comes from the exons ATGTCAATGGCTTCATCTGCTGGTGGGGTGCCTCCGGGGTTCCGATTCCACCCAACCGACGAAGAGCTGCTTCATTACTACTTGAAGAAGAAGGTTTCATTTCATAAGTTTGATATGGAGGTTATCAAAGAAGTCGACCTCAATAAGATGGAGCCTTGGGAGTTACAAG AGAGATGTAGAATTGGATCGACTCCACAAAATGAATGGTATTTTTTCAGTCACAAGGACAGAAAGTACCCGACAGGATCAAGGACGAATAGAGCAACAAATGCAGGGTTTTGGAAGGCAACGGGAAGAGATAAGTGCATTAGGAACAGCTACAAGAAGATTGGTATGAGGAAAACCCTTGTTTTCTACAGAGGAAGGGCTCCTCATGGCCAGAAAACTGACTGGATCATGCATGAATACAGGCTTGAAGATGCCGACGATGTTGAAGTAAACTCATCCACT GAGGATGGATGGGTTGTGTGTAaggttttcaagaagaagaaTCTATTCAAGGTTGGGAACGAAAGAGGAAACATCATCAACTCTGGTGATCATCAACAACTCAACACATCATCAAGCACTATTCATCCTCGAAGTTTCATGCACAACAGGGATAGCCAAACTCAGTTTCTACTGCGTCAAAGTCGTAGTCCTGCTACTCCTCACCATCATGAACAAGCTTTTGAACTAAACAAACCAGAGCTCGCCCTTCATCATCACTACCCACATATGGCTACACCAACACCTCATTATTCATCTCTTTTCGAATCCCAAAACTTAGTGCCAACCCATAATTACTCATCAGCTCTTGCTTCTGCAGTGTCTCCTGTAATGGCTAAACAATTCATGTCTAACACTAGAGATTGCGAGAGTGGCAGCGAAACCGCCCTTAGGTATCCTCAAAGCTGCGAGGCAGGGCTAGAGGTGGGAACCTGTGAACCAAATCAACATCATCAACAAATGGGTGTAGGAAGAGATGATCACCATCATCaagggttgaatgaatggagTATGCTGGATCGCATTGTTACTCCTCACCTTGGAAATGATGATTCTTCTAAAGGAGTGAGGTTTGAAGATGCTAACAGTGCTTCTGTAAATCCAATTAATCAACTCTCTTTGCGTGGGGAGATGGATTTTTGGGGCTACGGAAAATAA